From a single Octopus sinensis linkage group LG5, ASM634580v1, whole genome shotgun sequence genomic region:
- the LOC115211963 gene encoding galactoside alpha-(1,2)-fucosyltransferase 2 isoform X2: MYLQKEQYPFQILQMLKPILNNVENSTRLNTTISKTPLTHLMTTTSKTPSSSLKAILSKTPSTRLTNTSLEKWRGRLKYLCVSLIGRLGNQMFIFASGLGIANINNMSMVVQEGIEHLQSVFDIHNTEKNKKLCKNAKAKYHRKASAFDPRLFNISNIDTVHVGHYLQSYKYFEHIYDEIRSQFTFKKEIKDKADKILKNIVEKHRKVNNASLNWTLVGIHVRRGDMVNHNYGYTVATKEYFVKAKQWFQSHYTNVIFVVASNGLQWCKDNISDNSTYFINGNSAGEDMAILSSCEHLISSVGSYSWWSGFLCRGNVTYYFPPARENSGLRKAYSADYMDYFQPKWIRL; this comes from the coding sequence ATGTATCTACAAAAAGAACAATATCCTTTTCAAATATTACAAATGTTAAAACCAATACTGAACAATGTCGAAAACTCGACTCGCCTTAACACAACAATTTCTAAAACACCGTTGACTCACCTTATGACTACAACTTCAAAAACACCATCGAGCAGTCTTAAGGCAATACTTTCTAAAACACCATCGACTCGCCTTACGAATACAAGTTTGGAAAAGTGGAGAGGAAGGTTGAAATACCTTTGTGTCAGTTTAATTGGAAGGTTGGGTAATCAAATGTTTATATTTGCTTCTGGTTTAGGGATAGCAAATATTAACAATATGAGTATGGTTGTTCAGGAAGGAATAGAACATTTACAAAGTGTATTTGATATACACAAtactgagaaaaataaaaaattgtgcaAAAATGCTAAAGCAAAATATCACCGAAAGGCTTCCGCTTTTGATCCTAGATTGTTTAATATTAGTAATATAGACACGGTTCATGTCGGACATTATTTACAGTCATACAAGTATTTCGAACACATATATGATGAAATCCGTTCTCAATTCACTTTTAAAAAGGAGATTAAAGACAAAGCCgacaaaattttaaagaatattgtTGAGAAACATAGAAAAGTTAACAATGCGTCGTTGAACTGGACACTAGTAGGAATACATGTTCGACGAGGTGACATGGTTAATCATAACTATGGTTATACTGTGGCTACTAAGGAATATTTCGTAAAAGCAAAACAGTGGTTCCAGTCCCATTAtacaaatgtaatatttgtggtagCTTCTAATGGTTTGCAATGGTGTAAAGACAACATATCAGacaatagtacttattttataaatggAAACTCTGCAGGAGAAGACATGGCTATTTTGAGCAGCTGTGAGCATTTAATTTCTTCTGTAGGTAGTTACAGCTGGTGGTCAGGATTTTTGTGTAGAGGAAATGTCACTTACTATTTCCCACCAGCCAGAGAAAATTCTGGACTTCGAAAAGCGTACAGTGCTGACTATATGGACTATTTTCAGCCAAAATGGATTCGTCTTTAG
- the LOC115211963 gene encoding galactoside alpha-(1,2)-fucosyltransferase 2 isoform X1 produces the protein MTRSTISKCKYGYVFLCTFLFASIFLMYLQKEQYPFQILQMLKPILNNVENSTRLNTTISKTPLTHLMTTTSKTPSSSLKAILSKTPSTRLTNTSLEKWRGRLKYLCVSLIGRLGNQMFIFASGLGIANINNMSMVVQEGIEHLQSVFDIHNTEKNKKLCKNAKAKYHRKASAFDPRLFNISNIDTVHVGHYLQSYKYFEHIYDEIRSQFTFKKEIKDKADKILKNIVEKHRKVNNASLNWTLVGIHVRRGDMVNHNYGYTVATKEYFVKAKQWFQSHYTNVIFVVASNGLQWCKDNISDNSTYFINGNSAGEDMAILSSCEHLISSVGSYSWWSGFLCRGNVTYYFPPARENSGLRKAYSADYMDYFQPKWIRL, from the coding sequence GTAAATATGGATATGTATTTCTTTGTACCTTCCTTTTCGCTTCCATATTTTTGATGTATCTACAAAAAGAACAATATCCTTTTCAAATATTACAAATGTTAAAACCAATACTGAACAATGTCGAAAACTCGACTCGCCTTAACACAACAATTTCTAAAACACCGTTGACTCACCTTATGACTACAACTTCAAAAACACCATCGAGCAGTCTTAAGGCAATACTTTCTAAAACACCATCGACTCGCCTTACGAATACAAGTTTGGAAAAGTGGAGAGGAAGGTTGAAATACCTTTGTGTCAGTTTAATTGGAAGGTTGGGTAATCAAATGTTTATATTTGCTTCTGGTTTAGGGATAGCAAATATTAACAATATGAGTATGGTTGTTCAGGAAGGAATAGAACATTTACAAAGTGTATTTGATATACACAAtactgagaaaaataaaaaattgtgcaAAAATGCTAAAGCAAAATATCACCGAAAGGCTTCCGCTTTTGATCCTAGATTGTTTAATATTAGTAATATAGACACGGTTCATGTCGGACATTATTTACAGTCATACAAGTATTTCGAACACATATATGATGAAATCCGTTCTCAATTCACTTTTAAAAAGGAGATTAAAGACAAAGCCgacaaaattttaaagaatattgtTGAGAAACATAGAAAAGTTAACAATGCGTCGTTGAACTGGACACTAGTAGGAATACATGTTCGACGAGGTGACATGGTTAATCATAACTATGGTTATACTGTGGCTACTAAGGAATATTTCGTAAAAGCAAAACAGTGGTTCCAGTCCCATTAtacaaatgtaatatttgtggtagCTTCTAATGGTTTGCAATGGTGTAAAGACAACATATCAGacaatagtacttattttataaatggAAACTCTGCAGGAGAAGACATGGCTATTTTGAGCAGCTGTGAGCATTTAATTTCTTCTGTAGGTAGTTACAGCTGGTGGTCAGGATTTTTGTGTAGAGGAAATGTCACTTACTATTTCCCACCAGCCAGAGAAAATTCTGGACTTCGAAAAGCGTACAGTGCTGACTATATGGACTATTTTCAGCCAAAATGGATTCGTCTTTAG